The genomic stretch CGCGACCGCCTCGACCTCGACGAGCTGGTCCGGGTAACCGAGCGCGGCGACCCCGAGCAGCGTGCTCGGCACGTCGTGGGCGCCCATGTGATCACGGTAGACCTTCCACGCCTCGACCAGGTCCTCACGCCGGGACGAGGCGACGTACACAGTGGTCTTGACCAGGTCGGTGAGCGCGGCGCCCGCGCCGGCGAGCGCCGTGTCGAGGTTCCGCATCACCTGGCGGGCCTGCCCGGCGACGTCGCCCACGGCGACGGTCGTGCCGTCGGCGTCCAGCGGGCACGCCCCCGCCGCCCAGATGGCCCGCACGGGCGCGTCGGCCGCGGCGGCGTACGCGTACTCCACGGTCTGGGCGAGGTCGGGGCAGCGGATCAGACGGACACCATGGGTCACGGCATGACTCCTCAAAAACCTGAATGATCGGACAACAGGGAATGACTTCTGATGATGCCCGTCGGGAAAGCCATCCTGCGACCAGTTATTTCGCCTTTTCGGGTAATCCAGGTATCCACTCTCGATCGTAGTATCCAGTGCTGAGGTCCCTGCTGACATGAAGAAGGTGGGCATTGTCGCGTCCACAGCCCGATCT from Nonomuraea polychroma encodes the following:
- a CDS encoding RidA family protein, producing the protein MTHGVRLIRCPDLAQTVEYAYAAAADAPVRAIWAAGACPLDADGTTVAVGDVAGQARQVMRNLDTALAGAGAALTDLVKTTVYVASSRREDLVEAWKVYRDHMGAHDVPSTLLGVAALGYPDQLVEVEAVALITAPE